A part of Arachis hypogaea cultivar Tifrunner chromosome 12, arahy.Tifrunner.gnm2.J5K5, whole genome shotgun sequence genomic DNA contains:
- the LOC112727536 gene encoding uncharacterized protein, which translates to MYWRVSIDRLWFDEFAWRVYDDPVLQALCPHWFHEEEEWGTWLSAVPLVCFNIVRFHHVDWVKRQFNGEQSVPGIPVNLDRYLTTTGRGEDVWWPERLQQWYDGWRQKFEPDRSITVHHMFDTRPTSEYYDWWCVACRVRHLSGQEVLEDPKLVELPPDVQPTASQPRDDRTLPRGMPDRRRRARE; encoded by the exons ATGTACTGGAGGGTATCGATTGACCGGCTATGGTTTGATGAG tTTGCATGGAGAGTATACGATGACCCTGTGCTGCAGGCCCTGTGCCCGCACTGGTTCCATGAGGAGGAGGAGTGGGGTACATGGTTGTCGGCCGTTCCACTGGTGTGCTTCAACATTGTCCGGTTTCATCACGTTGATTGGGTGAAACGGCAGTTCAACGGGGAGCAGTCAGTGCCAGGCATTCCGGTGAACCTTGACAG GTATCTGACCACCACTGGACGTGGTGAGGACGTCTGGTGGCCGGAGCGACTCCAACAGTGGTACGACGGTTGGAGGCAGAAGTTCGAGCCCGATCGCAGCATTACCGTCCACCATATGTTTGACACTAGGCCTACCAGTGAGTACTACGATTGGTGGTGTGTGGCTTGCCGTGTGAGGCATCTATCGGGGCAGGAGGTTTTGGAGGACCCCAAGCTGGTAGAGTTGCCCCCCGACGTCCAGCCCACTGCCAGCCAGCCGAGAGACGATCGGACTCTTCCGAGGGGCATGCCAGATCGGAGGAGACGTGCGAGGGAGTGA
- the LOC140176761 gene encoding serine/threonine-protein phosphatase 7 long form homolog: METWAMVEQLLGDRPPVAAHQAVQRKESFTLKLVWLHVRVRQMPPTDDPETLRHYVRCYIMLLIGGYLLTEKSNNLVHVLWLPLLRDFAEYRVLSWSSAVLAWTYQSLCLAAQQGVTSIAGCPPLLMSWIY; encoded by the coding sequence ATGGAGACGTGGGCCATGGTTGAGCAGCTGCTTGGTGACAGGCCTCCGGTGGCGGCACACCAGGCTGTGCAGAGGAAGGAGTCGTTCACGCTGAAGCTGGTTTGGTTGCATGTTCGTGTCCGCCAGATGCCCCCGACCGACGATCCCGAGACCCTCCGACATTATGTCCGATGCTATATTATGTTATTGATCGGAGGGTATCTGTTGACAGAAAAGTCCAACAACTTGGTTCACGTACTGTGGCTACCACTTCTCCGGGACTTCGCGGAGTATAGGGTGTTATCTTGGAGCTCTGCTGTGCTGGCCTGGACTTACCAGTCACTCTGTTTGGCGGCACAGCAGGGCGTCACGAGTATCGCCGGTTGCCCTCCGCTGCTAATGAGTTGGATTTACTAG
- the LOC112727538 gene encoding protein MIZU-KUSSEI 1: MRKQEQNLILQISTSTITTRLTSTRRITPSNHHALFRLSDPDDVAEKLLVRRGSSPSISSSSSFKNNQSSPPPTTRTRTNNNNKLSVLMRSFLCIFTFPTMIPACKFFTIPSNFSITPSTGRKVTGTLFGHRRGHISFAVQLDPREEPLLLLELAISTTSLVKEMSSGLVRIALECEKVHAAASHGGRHRKLFQEPAWTMYCNGRKCGYAVSRTCGEREWHVLRTVQSVSVGAGVIPLLEDGEKESNGGSEGELMYMRARFERVVGSRDSEAFYMLNPDGGKRWDINTLNETSHYAEAADFEKPRLLLPRRVSHTLPPPDAIVLYLVEAGFGDTVPLREFTFDNSLISALVE, from the exons ATgagaaaacaagaacaaaacctCATCCTCCAAATAAGCACCAGCACCATCACCACAAGATTAACAAGCACCAGAAGAATAACCCCTTCCAACCACCACGCCCTCTTCCGCCTCTCCGACCCCGACGACGTTGCCGAAAAGCTCCTCGTACGGCGAGGTTC ctccccctccatctcctcctcctcctccttcaagAATAACCAATCAtcaccaccaccaacaacaagaacaagaaccaacaacaacaacaaactcTCAGTTCTAATGCGCTCTTTCCTGTGCATCTTCACCTTCCCTACAATGATCCCAGCATGCAAATTTTTCACTATACCTTCCAACTTCTCCATAACCCCTTCCACTGGTCGAAAAGTCACCGGAACACTCTTCGGCCACCGCCGCGGCCACATCTCCTTCGCCGTCCAGCTCGACCCGCGGGAGGAGCCTCTCCTCCTCCTCGAGCTCGCCATCTCCACCACCTCTCTCGTCAAGGAGATGTCCTCCGGCCTCGTCCGCATCGCGCTCGAGTGCGAGAAGGTCCACGCCGCCGCCTCTCACGGCGGCCGGCACAGGAAGCTCTTCCAGGAGCCGGCCTGGACTATGTACTGCAACGGTAGGAAGTGCGGTTACGCGGTGTCGCGCACGTGCGGGGAGCGTGAGTGGCACGTGCTGAGAACCGTTCAGAGTGTGTCCGTTGGCGCGGGCGTAATACCGCTGCTGGAAGACGGGGAGAAAGAGAGCAACGGCGGGTCAGAGGGCGAGTTGATGTACATGAGAGCGAGGTTTGAACGAGTCGTTGGAAGCCGTGACTCGGAAGCTTTTTACATGTTGAATCCTGATG GCGGGAAACGATGGGACATCAATACACTAAACGAGACATCGCATTATGCCGAGGCAGCCGACTTCGAG AAGCCTCGCCTTCTACTGCCCCGACGAGTTAGCCATACCCTTCCTCCACCGGACGCCATCGTCCTGTATCTGGTTGAGGCCGGATTCGGCGACACAGTGCCCCTCAGGGAGTTCACATTTGACAATTCCCTGATTTCGGCACTCGTGGAGTGA
- the LOC112727539 gene encoding calmodulin isoform X4 produces the protein MFLHWCWNLEAKFNFMAPDALTEDQVAEFREAFSFIDKDHDGFISVDELATIIKSLEGNATKEEIQHMISEVDIDGSGSIDFEEFINIMATKMKAGAKVNISAGGTTPLHIAADYITML, from the exons ATGTTTTTGCATTGGTGCTGGAATTTGGAGGCA AAATTTAATTTCATGGCACCAGATGCATTGACAGAAGATCAAGTTGCTGAATTCCGAGAAGCTTTTAGCTTCATTGACAAGGACCATGATG GATTTATTAGCGTGGATGAATTGGCAACCATTATTAAATCATTGGAAGGTAATGCAACAAAAGAAGAAATCCAACATATGATTAGTGAAGTTGATATTGACGGAAGTGGGAGCATAGATTTTGAAGAGTTCATCAATATCATGGCTACAAAAATGAAG GCGGGTGCGAAAGTAAATATTAGTGCTGGTGGAACAACTCCTTTACACATTGCAGCTGATTATATTACAATGCTATAA
- the LOC112727539 gene encoding calmodulin isoform X2 has translation MTLVFSIGILSLLFFPKTTVDVFALVLEFGGSKLSFHNKFNFMAPDALTEDQVAEFREAFSFIDKDHDGFISVDELATIIKSLEGNATKEEIQHMISEVDIDGSGSIDFEEFINIMATKMKAGAKVNISAGGTTPLHIAADYITML, from the exons ATGACGCTCGTGTTCTCCATCGGCATTCTATCCCTTTT GTTTTTCCCCAAGACAACTGTGGATGTTTTTGCATTGGTGCTGGAATTTGGAGGCAGTAAGCTTTCATTTCATAAT AAATTTAATTTCATGGCACCAGATGCATTGACAGAAGATCAAGTTGCTGAATTCCGAGAAGCTTTTAGCTTCATTGACAAGGACCATGATG GATTTATTAGCGTGGATGAATTGGCAACCATTATTAAATCATTGGAAGGTAATGCAACAAAAGAAGAAATCCAACATATGATTAGTGAAGTTGATATTGACGGAAGTGGGAGCATAGATTTTGAAGAGTTCATCAATATCATGGCTACAAAAATGAAG GCGGGTGCGAAAGTAAATATTAGTGCTGGTGGAACAACTCCTTTACACATTGCAGCTGATTATATTACAATGCTATAA
- the LOC112727539 gene encoding calmodulin isoform X1, with the protein MTLVFSIGILSLLYTLLSTHSQFDGFSPRQLWMFLHWCWNLEAKFNFMAPDALTEDQVAEFREAFSFIDKDHDGFISVDELATIIKSLEGNATKEEIQHMISEVDIDGSGSIDFEEFINIMATKMKAGAKVNISAGGTTPLHIAADYITML; encoded by the exons ATGACGCTCGTGTTCTCCATCGGCATTCTATCCCTTTTGTACACTCTTCTTTCCACTCATTCTCAATTTGAtg GTTTTTCCCCAAGACAACTGTGGATGTTTTTGCATTGGTGCTGGAATTTGGAGGCA AAATTTAATTTCATGGCACCAGATGCATTGACAGAAGATCAAGTTGCTGAATTCCGAGAAGCTTTTAGCTTCATTGACAAGGACCATGATG GATTTATTAGCGTGGATGAATTGGCAACCATTATTAAATCATTGGAAGGTAATGCAACAAAAGAAGAAATCCAACATATGATTAGTGAAGTTGATATTGACGGAAGTGGGAGCATAGATTTTGAAGAGTTCATCAATATCATGGCTACAAAAATGAAG GCGGGTGCGAAAGTAAATATTAGTGCTGGTGGAACAACTCCTTTACACATTGCAGCTGATTATATTACAATGCTATAA
- the LOC112727539 gene encoding calmodulin isoform X3: MTLVFSIGILSLLFFPKTTVDVFALVLEFGGNALTEDQVAEFREAFSFIDKDHDGFISVDELATIIKSLEGNATKEEIQHMISEVDIDGSGSIDFEEFINIMATKMKAGAKVNISAGGTTPLHIAADYITML, encoded by the exons ATGACGCTCGTGTTCTCCATCGGCATTCTATCCCTTTT GTTTTTCCCCAAGACAACTGTGGATGTTTTTGCATTGGTGCTGGAATTTGGAGGCA ATGCATTGACAGAAGATCAAGTTGCTGAATTCCGAGAAGCTTTTAGCTTCATTGACAAGGACCATGATG GATTTATTAGCGTGGATGAATTGGCAACCATTATTAAATCATTGGAAGGTAATGCAACAAAAGAAGAAATCCAACATATGATTAGTGAAGTTGATATTGACGGAAGTGGGAGCATAGATTTTGAAGAGTTCATCAATATCATGGCTACAAAAATGAAG GCGGGTGCGAAAGTAAATATTAGTGCTGGTGGAACAACTCCTTTACACATTGCAGCTGATTATATTACAATGCTATAA